The Stomoxys calcitrans chromosome 3, idStoCalc2.1, whole genome shotgun sequence genome includes a region encoding these proteins:
- the LOC106089501 gene encoding kappaPI-actitoxin-Avd3b-like: protein MKVFALILSIFALACSALALKDPICALPSSEIGICRAMLPRYTYVASSNECVKFFYGGCDGNENNFHTMEECVEKCKE from the exons ATGAAAGTATTTGCTTtgattttgtctatttttgccTTGGCCTGCTCTGCCTTGGCTCTTAAGGATC CAATTTGCGCCTTGCCTTCTTCCGAGATTGGCATCTGCCGTGCCATGTTACCCCGTTACACCTATGTGGCCTCCTCCAATGAATGTGTGAAATTCTTCTATGGCGGTTGTGATGGCAATGAGAATAATTTCCATACCATGGAAGAATGCGTAGAAAAGTGCAAGGAATAA
- the LOC131995532 gene encoding kappaPI-actitoxin-Avd3c-like, with the protein MKIKFALVLLSIFGLASSTIVLKSAICGYEVDAGFCAVPQTRYTYLFNANECVPFVYNGCGGNANKFPSRRLCEQICKL; encoded by the exons atgaaaataaaattcgcTCTAGTACTGTTGAGCATTTTTGGCTTGGCTTCTTCAACGATAGTCTTGAAAAGTG ctATTTGCGGTTATGAAGTTGATGCGGGCTTTTGCGCAGTACCTCAAACTCGTTACACCTATTTGTTCAATGCCAATGAATGTGTCCCATTCGTGTACAACGGATGTGGAGGAAATGCCAATAAGTTTCCATCCAGGAGGTTATGCGAACAGATTTGTAAATTATAA
- the LOC106089502 gene encoding kappaPI-actitoxin-Avd3c-like, producing the protein MKLFTSLVVIFALLGTALSLKDAICGLPREIGQCRASKPRFSYEPDSNECVKFIYGGCHGNENNFATKSQCEDKCKE; encoded by the exons ATGAAATTGTTTACGTCGTTAGTGGTCATTTTTGCATTGCTTGGCACAGCCTTGTCACTTAAAGATG CTATTTGCGGTTTGCCAAGAGAGATTGGCCAGTGTCGTGCTAGTAAACCACGTTTCTCGTACGAACCTGACTCCAATGAATGTGTCAAATTCATTTATGGCGGCTGTCATGGAAACGAGAACAATTTTGCCACCAAGAGTCAATGCGAGGACAAGTGTAAAGAATAA
- the LOC106089510 gene encoding male accessory gland serine protease inhibitor-like, with translation MKYFVLVMAIFALVSSVFALKDPVCGLPHSQIGDGLRRCRALIPSWSYDEEAKECVSFKYGGCGGNDNRFNTKEECEAKCKE, from the exons ATGAAATATTTCGTTTTGGTAATGGCAATTTTTGCCCTGGTCTCTTCGGTCTTCGCCTTGAAGGATC CCGTTTGTGGTCTTCCACATTCCCAAATTGGAGATGGACTCAGACGCTGTCGGGCACTTATTCCGTCATGGTCCTACGATGAGGAGGCCAAAGAATGTGTCTCCTTCAAATATGGCGGTTGCGGAGGAAACGATAATCGTTTCAACACCAAAGAAGAATGTGAAGCCAAATGCAAAGAATAG
- the LOC106089496 gene encoding male accessory gland serine protease inhibitor-like, whose amino-acid sequence MKFFAIVLLAIFALISSSLALKHEDCGLEHSKDGHGDIKCAAYFPSWTYKADSNECIDFVYGGCGGNANRFWSLAECEQKCKE is encoded by the exons atgaaattcttTGCCATTGTGTTGTTGGCTATTTTTGCCCTTATCTCCTCCTCGCTGGCCCTGAAACACG AGGATTGTGGTTTGGAGCATTCCAAGGATGGTCATGGTGACATCAAATGTGCAGCATATTTCCCCTCCTGGACATATAAGGCCGATTCAAATGAATGCATTGATTTCGTTTATGGCGGTTGCGGTGGCAATGCCAATCGCTTTTGGAGCTTGGCGGAATGTGAACAAAAGTGCAAAGAATAG
- the LOC106089509 gene encoding male accessory gland serine protease inhibitor-like translates to MKIFAFVLAIFALISFGAALKDEVCGLPHSKNGNGVMACLAYGKAWSYNAETNECVEFVYGGCFGNDNRFPSQELCEEKCKE, encoded by the exons atgaaaatatttgcttttgTCTTAGCTATCTTTGCTCTGATTTCTTTTGGTGCTGCACTCAAGGATG AGGTTTGCGGTTTGCCACATTCCAAAAATGGCAATGGTGTAATGGCTTGCTTGGCCTATGGCAAGGCTTGGTCCTATAATGCCGAAACAAATGAGTGTGTCGAATTTGTCTATGGCGGTTGTTTTGGCAACGATAATCGTTTCCCTTCCCAGGAGCTATGTGAAGAGAAATGCAAGGAATAA